The Vicinamibacterales bacterium DNA window GCAGCCGTTCCCCGAGACCATCAAGCTGCTCGAGAGCCTGGGCGCCACGAACAACCACAAGTGCGTGTCGTGTTAGGCGGGACTCGGGGCCCGGGGCTCGGGGCCCCGTGATGGCGAGAGGCCCGGTGGACGTCCACCGGGCCTTGTCATGTACGCCGCCCAATCTTGCGGCCGCGCCGTGACTCGGTCCGCGGCCTGATCGCGACCCGGCCAGTCCGAGACCCGAGACCCTGGACCCGGGGGGCATCAGGGCCGCTCAGGCCTGACGCAAAGCGGCGATCGGGTCGATGCCGGCAGCCCGCCGCATCGGTGTCCATGCCGCCACGGCGGCGGCCGAAAGCGCCAGTGCCGCCGCGCCCGCGTACGTGACGGGATCGGTCGTCGTCACGCCGAAGAGCACGGATCGCATCCCCTGGGCCAGGAGCGCGGCGCCGCCCAGGCCGGCGACGGCGCCGATCGCGGCGAGACCGACGGTGCGGCCCATGACGTCGCGCGCGATGTCCCTGCCAGACGCACCGAGCGCCAGCCGGAGCGCGATTTCGGGCGTGCGCTGGCTGACGGCGTACGACATCACCCCGTAGAGACCCGTGGCGGCCAGCAGCACGGCGACGCCCGCGAACGCCGCGAAGAGCGCGCTCAGGAGGAGCCCCGAGCCCTGCTCGCGCTCCAGGGCCGCGGGCCCGGTCAGGGCCCGCTCGGTCGGAATGTCCGGCGCCACGGCATGGATCGCCCCGGACAAGCGTCCGGCCAGTTCGGCCGGCCGATCGCCGCGCACCACGAGATACATGCGACGGCTCGGCACGTGATCGTCGAGCACGAACAGCTGCGGCTCGGGCCTCCGATCGAGGTCCGCGTTGGCGAGGTCGCGGGCAACGCCGACCACGACCGCTTCGACCGGCGCGGCACCGTCAGGCCTGGGCAGGAGGACGACCGCGCCGAGCGCGGCGTCGGGCTGGTCCTGCCAGTAGCGCCTCACGGCCTCGCGCGACACCACGATGGGCGCCCGGGCCGCCGTCCGGTCGGCGCTCGTGAACCCGCGGCCGGCGACCATGGCTATCCCCGTCACATGGAAGAAGTCGGTGCCGACCACGGTGAGGCCGGTCGTGGGGCGATCGCGATCGCGCTCCGCCGGCCGGTCGGCGATCGTGAAGGGCGTCGTCTGGGGGAACTGGATGGCCGGGAGCACCGAGGCGAGCGTCGCTGCGGACGCGCCCGGGAGGCGCGTGGCCTCGTCCAGGATTCGCCGGCGCACGGCGAGGGCCGCGTCGTCCTCCTGCGTCATGAAGGCCGGCACGTCGAACGCCACGGTGGCCAGCGGCGCCGGATCGTAGCCGAGGTCCGCCGTGACGACCGCGCGCACGGACTTCACGACGAGGCCGGCCACGACCAGCAGCGTCACCGCCAGGCTCACCTGCACGACGACGAGCACGGAGCGGCTCCGCGCCAGCCGGTGGCCGCCGACGGCGCGGCCAGACGCGTCGTTCAGCGTCGGCAGCGCGTCCTGGCGGAGCACGCGCAGCGTCGGCGCCACCGCGAACGCCACGGGCGCCACGAACGCGAGCGCGAGGGCGAAGCCGACCACGCGCGCGTCGATGACCACCTGCTCGAAGAACGGCTCGGTGGCCAGCGCGTGCACGGCCTGGAGGCCCGCCCAGCCGAGCGCCACGCCCAACGCGAATCCAGCCAGACCCACCGACAGGCTCTCGGCGACGATCTGGCGCGCAACGCGGCCCCGTGTCGCGCCGAGGGCCGTTCGCATCGCGAGTTCGTGACGCCGCCCGATGAGCCGCGCGACGAGCAGGTTCATGATGTTCGCGCAGGCGAGGACCAGCAGCAGGCCCACGACGGCGCCGAGCATCGAGAGGACGATCCAGGTGTCGCCACCCCCGAGCGCGTCGCGCGTTGGGCCGACCCGAACCGTCCAGTCGCGGCTCTCTGGATAGGTGGCGGCGAGCCGGTGGCCGATCGCCGCCACCTGCGCGTTCGCGGTCTCGATGGTGGCGGACGGCGCGAGCCGTCCCACCGGGCGCCAGCCGCGCTGGGTGCGGCTGGCGAGCGCGGGCTCGGGTCCGAGCGGCAGCCACACGTCGATCTCCGAGAGGTTGCCGAGCTCGATGTCCGGCGTGAGCACGCCGACCACGGTGCGGCGGCGGCCGTCGACGACGAGGTCCGCGCCGACGAGGTCCGCCCCGCCGAAACGCGTCGCCCAGTAGCGGTGGCTCAGGACGGCCACGGGCCGCGCCGCCTGGCCCTCGTCGTCCTTCGAGAGCGTCCGTCCGCGAACGGTCCGGAGCCCCCACAGGCCCTGGAGATCCCCGACGACGAACTGTGCGGCGGCCCGCTCGGCGCCGGCGTCACCCGCGCGCAGCACGACCGTGTCGCGGCGCCATGCCGCGAGCTGGGCGAAGGCCGTGGCCCCGTCGCGGTAGGCGACGTACTCGGGCAGCGAGACGCTGGCGCGGTCCACCGGGGCGTTCGGGCCGTTGGCGAAGACCCAGCCGAGCCGGTCGGGCGCCGTGATGGGCAAGGGCTTCAGCAGGAGGAGGTTGGCGAAGGAGAAGATGACGGTGTTGGCGCCGATGGCCAGGGCCAGCGTGGCGGCAGCGGCCCACGCGTAGCCCGGCTGGCGCACGAACAGCCGGACTCCGTGCCGGAGATCCTTGAGGAACGTGATCATGGCTGACTCCCGGGGAACGGCTCGTCGGGGACGGGGGAGCGGGGTGAGCTGGCAGGCAGCCTGGACGGCTCGACGCCAGTAGACGGCCCGAGCCCGCCACGGGCGGGCCTCATATTCGGCGGCGAAGAGCTCGTCGAGATCTCCGATGACCGCGTCCCGCAGGCGGCTGGGGAGCAGGCAATCCAGGGCGGCCCGCGGGAGCCGTGGGGGTGTCATGACGGGCTCAGCAGGTCCTCGAGCCCGCGCGTCATGCGCTGCAGGGCGCCGAGCGATCCCCGGAGCGCCCGCATCCCGGCGGCGCTGACGGCGTAGACGCGGCGCGCACGGCCGCCGCGCTCGGCGGACGGCTCACCCACGCGGCTCCGGACGTAGCCTTTCTGCTCGAGGCGGTCGAGAGTCTTGTAGACGGCGGCGAGGGATGCCTTGCGCTCCGCCCGCGACTCGATCTCGCGCCAGACGGGGATACCGTATGCGGAGGTGCCCGCATGGAGCACCGCCAGCAGGACGGTCTGTTCGAACTCTCCGAGGATGACGTCGGGCATCCTCGAATGTTAGACGATGTCGAAGATATCAGGTTCCGCCGCGGCAGAGCGCGCCTAGCGCATGACGTGGCAGGACTCGCAGTCCTGGCCGATCGTCTTCCCGTCGGGGGTGGCCTTCTCCTCGTCGTGGCACCGGAAGCACCCGGGTGACGACACGTGGCCGAGTTCCGACCGGTAGGTGCCCCAGCCGATCTTCATCTGCGGGAAGACGTTCTCCCGGTAGACGAGCTGCGTCGCCCGGATCACCTGGTCGAGGTCCGCGGCCGCGACGGGCGCCGGCAGGTCCGGACCCGTGTAGAACGCGCGCAGGCTGGCGTCGATGGCCGTCATGGCCGCATCGCGGGTGGGCGCGTCGGTCTTCAGTGCCTTGACCATCTCCCGCCGCACGAACGGCAGCGACCGCGGTGCCTCGTTGACGGCGAGGGCGTTGTCGGCGGCCCGTTCGGCCGAGGGCGCGAACGTATGGCTCGGACGGTTGTGGCAGTCGGTGCAGTCCATGAGCCGGCGGGTGCCGGCGGCGAGCTGCTCGTCGGTGATGCCGGGCCGGCGGTACTCGCGGACTTCGCCGGCGCGCGTCGTGAGCTTCACGTACGGGATGTCCTGCCGCTCCCGATCCAGCGTCACGTACTCGACCTGGTTGTCCACGTTCATGTGCCAGTGGATGCCCTCGCCGACGCCGAGCTCGCTGTTGCCGCCGCCGACGTGGAGCTCGAGGGTCGTGACGGTCTCGGTGGAGGCCTCGTCGTCGCCGTATTCCTTGATCACGCGGAGCTTGTCCCCGTGAATCTTCTGCGGCCAGTGGCAGGTCGCGCAGGTGTCCCGTGCGGGCCGCATTTCGGCCAGCGGGGTGGGGATCGGGCGGCTGGCGGTGTTCGTGAGGAACTTGTAGAGGCGCCGCGTGCCGTCGACCTTCGACGCCACCAGTGCGTTGGCGCCCGAGCCCACGTGGCAGCTCACGCAGGTGACGTTGGCGTGCGGACCGGCCGCGTGGCCCACGTACTCCGGCTCCATGACCTCGTGGCAGACCTGGCCGCAGAACGACGGCGTCTCCATGTAGTGCACGGCGCCGTAGCCGGCGGCCGACAGGATGACGATGTTGACGAGCGAGGCCGCGAGCAGGCCCATCACGAAGATGCGCTGGCCGCGGTTCGCCAGGTTCACCACCGGCCACACCACCTCGCGGCCGCGGCGGCGCGCGAGGAGGTTGCCGACCAGGATGCAGGCGAGGCCCAGGAGCAGGCCGAGGGGAAGTGCCCCGAAGATCAGGATGCCGACGTACGGGTTCTGGATGAGCCCGTACGACTCGGCACCAAGGGCGAGCACGAACAGCAGCGCGCACGCCGTCGCGAGGACGACGCCGAACGCTGCCAGAGGCGTCCGGGCGATCGACATGGCGACCGCCTAGCCTTTGAGGGAGCGCATGTAGGCGACGAGCGCGTCGAGATCCTCCGCCGGCAGGGACGGATAGGCGCGCATCGCCGGCTTGCGGTTCGTCGGCGACGTCATGTCCTTCGGCGTGACGATCCATTTCCGGATCTCGTCGGCGCTGAGCCGCTTGCCGACGTCGTCCAGCGGCCCCTTCGCATTGCCGCGGCCGGCGACGGCGTGGCAGAGCGAGCACTTCTGGGCGTCGTAGACGGTCTTGCCCTTGGCCACCTGGGCAGCGTCCTGCGCGAGGGCCGGCACGGCCCACACTGCCAGACCCGCCAGGATCACGATCGTTCGCAGTCGAGTGGTCACAACCACCTCCGTTCGTGAGTACAGCAGGTATTGTGCCGCACGAACCCGCCGACCCGAACGGCGGCCGCCATCGGCGCGGGCCCCGGCAGCGCGTGTTCCGGCCGAGCCCTGCGGACTATTCCCCGCCAGCTCGACCTGGCGGTGGCCGGCGCCCCCCGGCCGGCCGCTCGCGGCTGAGGTATCGAGAAGCGACACGCGACGGCGGTGAAAGAGAGGCACGAAAAAAGGGCCCGGCGTTGCCGCCGGGCCCCTGGGTCGTTCCTGGAGCGCCAGGCCCCAGCCCCTCGTTCCCCGTCCCTAGCAGGACACGCACCGGTGATTGTTCTTCGAGCCCAGCTTCTCGAGCAGGGCCACGGTGGCGGGGAAGGGCGACACGCGCTGAACGGGACCGTTGGCCATGTCGGCCACGGTCTGGCCGTTCCTGGCGACGATCGTCGGGTCGGCGCCCTTGCCGACGAGATACAGGATCACGTCGTTGTCGCCGCGCGCGGCGGCATGGTGGAGCGGCGTGTAGCCGTCGTTGTCACGGGCGTTCACGTCGAGGCCGGCTTCCTCCACGAGGAACCTGACCGCCGCGAGCCAGCTGTCCGGCGCGTGCCGGTGCGCGTTGCCCGCGAAGCCCTCGCCGTACTCGACGCCTGCGGCCGCGTGCAGCGCCGACACGCCGGGACCGCCCCACGGGATCGGGGCCAGCTTTGGAATCTCCACGGCCGACATCGTGCGGCCCGAGCCGTCGGACCCCGGACCGCCACCCTCGGGGCCCCGGCGCACGGCCTGCTTCGGCGCCATCGAGGGGATGTTCGGATCCGCGCCGGCCTTCATCAGGAGACGCATGGCCTCGACGTCGGTGCCGTACGCGGCCCGCCAGAACGCCGTGGAGCCGGAGGTGTCGGCCAGGCCGCAGTTCCGGTTGCCGCAGCCGCTGTAGACCATGTACCACGGGTGCTGGGCGATGCGGGCGTTGGGGTCCGCGCCCTTCTCAAGCAAGCGGGCCACGACGTCGAGGTAGGTGGCCTTCTGCAGCTCCGTTTCCTGGGGCTGCGGGAAGCGCGTCCGGGGCTGCCACTGCGTGTTGATGGCGGTCCAGAGCGGGGTGGCGGCGCTGCCCTTGGCCGCCAGGTTGGGATCGGCGCCGTGCTCCAGGAGCAGCATCGCCATGTCGAACTGACCGTTGATGGTGGCCATGAGCAGCGGGCTCGTCCCGTCGCCGGCGCTCACCTCGTTCACGTTCGCGCCCCCGTCGAGGAGGGCCGTCGCCGCGCCGAGGTGGCCCTGGCGCGAGGCGTGGAGGAGCGCCGTGAGACCGCCCTTGAAGGTCAGTCCCGGGGTCTGCTCGAAGAACTGCTGCTGCCCCCCCTGCCCCTGGCCGCCCTGGCCCGGGTCGCCGCCGGCCGCCTGTTGCCCGCCGCCACCGCGCCCGCCGCGGCCGCGCTCGTTGGGATCGGGTTCCGGTACCTTGCCCGACGCGTACAGCTCGCGGCTGGCCTGCACGGCGGCCTGAAGCTGGCTGGGCGACGGCGTGGCGTTCTTGCCCGCCGTGCTCTCGAGCACCTTCGCGAAGCGCTGGTTCGACGCGCGGTCGAGCGGCATGTGCTTCTGGAGATCCAGGGCATGGCTGGTGATGCTCGGGTCGGCGCCGCGCGCCAGGAGGGCCTTGATGGCCTCGACGCGATTCAGGGACGCCGCGAAGATGAGCGGGGTCTGTCCCCACTCGGACTCCTTCGCGTTCACGTCGGCCTTGGCGTCGAGCAGGGCGTTGATCACGGCGGCGTTGCCCGACGAGGCCGCCAGGTGCAGGGGCGTGGCCCCACTGACCGACGTCTTGGCATCCGCCTCGGCGCCGTTCTTCAGGAGCACCTGGACCACGCCGAGGCTGCCCGCGCGGCTGGCGAGATGGAGCGGCGTGTACTGCCCGATGCGCGTCACGGCCCGCGGGTTCGCACCGGCGTAGACGAGCATCTCGGCCAGGTCCGCGTCGCCGCGGTCGGCGGCCCAGTGCAGGGCGCTCATGCCGTCGCCCTGCGCCGCGTTGACGTCGGCGCCCTGCGCGATGAGCGCCTTCACCGCGGCGCGGTCGCCCTTCATGGCGGCATCCGCCACCGGGGAGACGGCCGGGGCCGCGCCGACCATCGCCGTCATCACGACCGCCGCCAGGAGCGGCAGGCTGAATCGCAGTCGCATCGCTGTGCCTCCCCGCCCTAGGCCACGGTGACCGTGGACTGCGTGAGCGAGAGCTCGCCCGTGCTGTCGCCGAAGCTCTGCATGTCGTCGAGCCCGAGGTTGTGGAGGAGCGTGAGCATCGCGTTGGCCATCGGCGTGCCGTCGGCCGCCTTGACGTGCATGTTGCCCGACAGCATCCCGTTGCCCTTGCCCAGGAGGACGAGCGGGCAGCGGCGGTGGTTGTGGACGTTGGCGTCCGCCATGGGCGACCCCCACACCACGACGGTCTTGTCGAGCAGGCTCGCGTCGCCTTCCATCGACGACTTCATCTTGTCGAGGAAGTAGGGCAGCATGCCGACGCGGTACTTGCAGATCTTGTTGAACTCCATGATCCGGTCCTCGCGGTTGCCGTGGTGCGAGGCCGGGTGGAACGGCTGATCGGAGCCGCTCTCCGGGAAGACCCGGTTCTGCGAGTCGCGGCCCGTCTTGAACGTGATGATGCGGGTCATGTCGGATTCGAGCGCCAGCACCTGGAGGTCGAACAGCAAGTGCATGTGCTCGGAGAACGAGTCGGGCACGCCGGCCGGGGCGCCCGGCAGCTCGCGCGCCTCGCCGCTGGTGTTGCGGGCCTCGATCGCCTGGATGCGGCGTTCGATCTCACGCACGTGGTCGAGGTACTTGTCGAGGCGGGTGCGGTCGCTCGAGCCGAGCTCGTTGCGGACGTCCGTGACCTGGCCGGCGATCCAGTCCAGGATGCTGCGCCGCGACTGCCGCCGCGCCTCGCGGTCTTCCTTCGAGCTGCCCGAGCCGAACAGCATGTCGAAGGCCACGCGAGGGTCGCGAATCATCGGCAGCGGGTCGTTCGGCGAGGCCCAGCTGATCGAGTCGGTGTAGGCGCAGGAGTAGTTGTAGGTGCAGCCGCCGGCCTGGTCGAGGTTCTCGATGCAGAACTGCATCGAGGGCAGGGGCGTGGACTGCCCGAACTTCTGGGCGTAGAGCTGGTCCATGGAGGTGCCGCACCAGATGTCCGAGCCCTGCGTCTGCTTCGGGTGCGACTGCGTCAGGAAGACCGCGCTCGAGCGGAAGTGGTCGCCGCCGATCTCGGGCAGCGTGAAGGCCTCGGCCATCCGCACGTCGGTGTTGCTGACGATGGTGAGGTAGTCGCGGTACGGCTCGAGCGACTTCAGCGCGTTGTCGTTCACGAGCTGGAAGTCGCGGCCGGTCGTGGCCGGCGCGAAGAGCAGCTGCTTGGCCGCCCAGTCGTTGCAGCCCGCCAGGCCGTGCACCTCCTCGATGCAGACGAGGCGCGTGCGCTCGGGCGTCTTGGCCAGCGCACGCCCGGCCGGCACCATCGCCTCGAGGAACGGCAGGGCGATCGTGGCTCCGGCACCGCGCAGGAAGGTGCGGCGGGGCAGCTGCTTACCGGTGATGAACGACATGCGAATCTCCTCGGGGTTGTGAGACGACTACCGCTGCTGCTTGCCGGCCTCGGACGCGGCCTCGGTCGTCGTGACCGGACCGGCATCCACGTGCCTGCGCTGGAACGCGTCGCTCTTCACGACGCTCATGATGAACGACGACATCTTGTAGCCGCCGGCCTCGGCCTGACGGGCGATCGCGCGCACGGTCGGCATGTCGTAGTCCTCGAGCCGCCGGCCCAGCGCGTACCGCATCAGGTTCTCCGTGAAGTTGCGCACGAGCGGCGCCGGCCGCCGGAGGAGGGCCGCGGACAGCTGGTCGAGGTTGTTGATGTGCGAACCGTCGTAGTAGTCGCCGCGCGTGTCGAGCGGCATGCCGTTCTCGCGCTCCCGCCAGCGGCCGGTCACGTCGAAGCTGTCGAGCGAGAGCCCGATCGGGTCCATCAGCCGGTGGCAGGCGTTGCAGGTCGGGTTCTTGCGGTGGATCTCCATCCGCTCACGCGTCGTCAGGAGCTTGCCGTCCTTGGCGTTCGCCTGCTCGTCCAGCGTCGGGACGTTCGGCGGCGGGGCGGGCGGCGGCGTGCCGAGCAGCACCTCCATGATCCACTTGCCCCGCAGTACCGGCGAAGTGCGGTTGGCCAGCGACGTCTGCACGAGCACGCTGCCCTGGCCGAGGATGCCGCGCCGGCGGGCATCGGGATACGTGACCTTGCGGAAGTGCGTGCCGGCGATGCCCGGGATGCCGTAGTGATTGGCCAGCCGCTCGTTCACGAACGTGTAGTCGGCCGTGAAGAAGTCCATGAAGCTCTTGTCCTGCTTCACGAGATCGTTGAAGAACAGGATCGTCTCCTGCTTCATCGCGTCGGCCACGTTCTCGTCGAAGTTCGGGAAGAAGTTCGGATCCGGATGGACCTTGTCCAGGTCCTGCAGGCGCAGCCACTGCGCCGCGAAGCGCGACCCCAGGGCCTCGGATCGCGGATCGGCCAGCATGCGCGCGGCCTGCTTCTCGATGGCGCCGGGCGTGCCGAGGCGGCCGGCCCTCGCCAGATCGATGAGCTCCTGGTCGGGTGGCAGCGCCCAGAGGAAGAACGAGAGCCGCGAGGCCAGATCCAGGTCCGCGACGCGCGTCGTCTCCGCCCCCGCGGCCGCCGGACGCTCGCGCTCCATGCGGAAGACGAAATGCGGGCTGGCGAGAATCGCCTCCAGCGCCTGCCGGACGCCGGCTTCGAACCCGCCCTCGGCCGATCCCTTCTCGAAGAACGGCATCAGGCTGTCGATCTCCGCCGCGGCCATCGGCCGACGGTAGGCGTCGGAGCCGATCCGCGCCAGGATCGACCGGGCGCAGGGAACCTCCTGCGCCGCCGAGGTCGGGCGGCACGAGAAGACGCGCTGGCGGCTCGGCGTGTCCGAGACGCCGGTGGGATTGATGGGCCCGGCGATGAGCAGATCGCGCAGGTGGGGCAGCGTGGTGATGCCGGCTCCGCCCGAGCCGCCGCCCGCGTAGGACCAGTCGTGCGGGCGGATCAGATCCTCGTAGGGACCGTCGCTGCGGCGGACGAAGGCCGCCGACACGCGGTGCTCGCCGGCGCGGACCACGATCCGCTCGGTCCTGAGCGGCATCCCGCCGCGCCCGTCGGCCGCCGCGGCCGGCCCGTTCTCGAACTTGATGAGGGCCACGCGCTCCCCGTCGATCGAGACGTCGATGTCCTCGTAGCGGGCGTTGTCGCCGGAGATGACCAGCAGCTCGAACTCGTACTCGGCGTCGGCGGGGAAGACGTGGTTCACGACGAGGCCGCCGCGCGTGCCGTACGGCGCGCCCTCCACGTGGTCCCAGGGATGCTGCGACACGTAGCTGGAGTTCGTGTAGACGACGTCCACCTTCGCGGCCTTGCGATCGCCGACGGCCATGCGGCTGATGTCGGCCGCCGCGTTCAGGTAGCCCTCGAGGAGGGTGGGCGACAGGGCCTGCTCGTCGGCGATGTTGTCGAAGTTCGCGCTCTTGCGGTCCAGCGGGAGCCAGTTGCCGGCGTCCACGTCGAGATCCAGGAGCTCCCGGATGGCGCGCTCGTACTCGGGCCGGTTCAGACGCTGGAAGGTGCGGCGCCCGGGATTCGGGTGGCTCGCGGCCAGTTCGTCCATCCGCGATTCCAGCGCGCCCGTGAGCGCGTCGAGCGTGGCCGGCTCGGGCCGCTTCGCGCCGGGCGGCGGCATGAGCCCGGCGCTCATCTTCCGGATCATCTTCTCGACGATGTCCTGGCGCTCCTGCGCCTTCATGGCGTCGAAGCCGGCCAGCGAAAGCCCGCCGGCCTTGGCACGGTCGCTGTGGCAGCCGGCGCAGTACTGCGCGACCAGCTCGCTCTGCTGCCGCGCGGACAGCGCCGGAAGCGCGACGTGCGACGCCGCCGGCCGGGCTGGCGAGGCGGCGGCGCGGCCGGGGGCTTGCTGGCCGCGTTCAGCGGCGGCGGAAGCGACGAGCGCGAAGCCCACCACCGCCGTGCCCAGGACCTTCACTCCAAGACGCGTCATGCACAGACTCCCACCCTAGACTGCCTGGCGCGTAGCCCTCGGCAGGGAGACACGACCCCTAATCGGATTCGGGGAAATATACCTCGGATCAGGTGGCAGCTTTTCGCGTTTTCTCGCCGGAAACCCGTCAAAAACTGGTTCGACTTGTCTCGGTTTGTCTGCGCGCCGGAGGCACCCAGGACGCGCGGGCGACCGGGTCCCCGACGACATCGACGTCGTAGTACTCACGGTGGAGCGCACGGGCGTTGCCGAAGGCGGCCACCGCGTCCCTGACGCCTTCGAGCCGGGTCGGCGGCCGGGTGTCCGCCAGCCGGGCCGCCACCACCCCGCACCAGAAGCGGGTGAGGGTCTCGTGATAGCCGCTCGTGGCCGTGTTCGGCGTGCCGACGGCCTCGTTGTACGCACGGATGCCCCGCCGCATCGCATCGCTCAGCGCTTCGTGCGGCACGTCGGGCCAGGCGTGATAGGCGCAGACCGCCACATGCGCGGCATGGGTCCAGGCGGCCTTGGGCAGGCGGCCCGCGCGCCAGGCCGCCACGAACCCGTCGAGGGCCGCCTCGTCGAGCAACGCCGCGGCGAGGTCGTGCGCGTCGGTCACGGGCCTAAGGCTACCTCGGCCGGTGGGTTCCCGCCCGCTCCTCGGCTGGCTGCACGCCGACGAACGCCCGGTAGAGCAGCAGGTCGTAGGCGATCTTGAGCGTCCCGGCGATGACGAAGGGCAGGCTGATGAGCGCCGGGCGCGCGAACAGCTGGCCGACGATCACGGGGCTGACGGCCGCGCCCAGCGTGCGGGCCACACCCGTGACGCCGCCGGCGGCCGAGCGTTCGTCCGGGCGCACGACGGCCATCACGTAGGACTGCCGTGTCGGGACGTCCATCTGGCTGATGCTGAAGCGCGCCCACAAGACGGCGACCGCCAGCGGCAGCGTGGGCATGAGCGGCACGAGGATCAGCAGCACGTTCGACGGCAGGTGCGTCCAGACCATCGTGCGGACGAGTCCGAAGCGGGCCGCGAGCCTGGCGGCCAGCAGGGCCGAGAGGCCAGCGAGCAGGTTGGCCCAGAAGAAGATCGGGCCGAGCGTGGCGGGATCGACGCCGAAGCGCAGGTGGAACCAGTAAGCGGCGAAGCTCTGGGCGACGAAGCCGCCGCCGAAGGCGTCGAGGGCGAAGAGGGCGGCCAGCCGTGTGACGGTGCCGCGGGACTCGTGCAGACCCCAGAGGCCGCTGCCAGCCCCAGGGCCCGTCGCGGCGGCCGCGGTGGGTCCGGCGTCCGCCTCGCGCGAGAGCCCCTGGAACAGCGCGGCCAGCACGAGGCCGATGGCGGCGTAGCCCGCGATCACCCACCGGTAGCTGTCGAGCGGCGCCGTGCCCGCCCGCTGGAGCGCCGCCGGCACGAGCCCGCCCCCCAGGGCCCCGACCGACGTCGCGAGCGCGCCGGCCAGCGTGTACCACGCGAACACGCGCGTCCGCGCGTCGGCCGGCACCGCCCGCGCCAGCGCGGCCTGTTCGACGGGCAGGAACGGTCCCACCTCCTGGCCGCTCGGGCTGATGACGCCGACGGTGGCCGCGAGCACCAGCAGCCAGAACGCATCGGTCGAAATGAACACCAGGCCGGCCCCTGCCATGAGCCCGGCGCTCACCGTGAGCATCCGCCGCCGTCCCAGCCGGTCCGCGTGCGTGGTCACGGCGAGCGAGACGGCCGTGTCGCCGAGCAGCGTCAGCGTCAAGAGCAGGCCGACCTGCGGTTCGGTCAGGCCGAGGCCCGTCAGGTAGAAGACGAGCACGACCGAGAGCGCGCCGTACGCCACGAGGCGGAGGGCACGCGCGGCGAAGAGCAGCGCCACGTCGCGACCAACGGGCGTCATGGCGGCACCGGCCCGATCACCGTCCGTGGCGGGCGTCGACGGCGTCTCGCGGCTAGGGCGCCTTGCCCGCGGCCTTGTCCATCAGGTCGAAGGGGAGGACGCCCACGTTCAGGAAGGGGTTCAGCTGGGCCCCGGCCTTGCCGAGCCGGTCCGCCGTCGAGGCGTGTCCGCCCTGGGCGGCCCAGTCGGCGGCGCTGGCACCCGCCGCGTCCTTGAGGTTCGCCGTCGCGCCCTTCTCGAGCAGCGCCTGCACGACGGCGTCGTGCCCGCCGTAGGCCGCGAACATCAGCGGCGTCAGCTTGAGCGTCGCGTGCGCGGCGTTCACATCGGCGCCGCCGGCGACGAGTGACGCCACCCGCGCGGCGTCGCCGCGCGCGGCGGCGCGCATGAGAGGCGTCAGGCCGTCCGCGTCGGCCGCGGGCTGCACGAGGGCGACGGCGACCACGAACGCAAGCATCCAGGACCCTCCAGGCGCCCCATCCTACACCC harbors:
- a CDS encoding ankyrin repeat domain-containing protein; protein product: MRLRFSLPLLAAVVMTAMVGAAPAVSPVADAAMKGDRAAVKALIAQGADVNAAQGDGMSALHWAADRGDADLAEMLVYAGANPRAVTRIGQYTPLHLASRAGSLGVVQVLLKNGAEADAKTSVSGATPLHLAASSGNAAVINALLDAKADVNAKESEWGQTPLIFAASLNRVEAIKALLARGADPSITSHALDLQKHMPLDRASNQRFAKVLESTAGKNATPSPSQLQAAVQASRELYASGKVPEPDPNERGRGGRGGGGQQAAGGDPGQGGQGQGGQQQFFEQTPGLTFKGGLTALLHASRQGHLGAATALLDGGANVNEVSAGDGTSPLLMATINGQFDMAMLLLEHGADPNLAAKGSAATPLWTAINTQWQPRTRFPQPQETELQKATYLDVVARLLEKGADPNARIAQHPWYMVYSGCGNRNCGLADTSGSTAFWRAAYGTDVEAMRLLMKAGADPNIPSMAPKQAVRRGPEGGGPGSDGSGRTMSAVEIPKLAPIPWGGPGVSALHAAAGVEYGEGFAGNAHRHAPDSWLAAVRFLVEEAGLDVNARDNDGYTPLHHAAARGDNDVILYLVGKGADPTIVARNGQTVADMANGPVQRVSPFPATVALLEKLGSKNNHRCVSC
- a CDS encoding NapC/NirT family cytochrome c; protein product: MSIARTPLAAFGVVLATACALLFVLALGAESYGLIQNPYVGILIFGALPLGLLLGLACILVGNLLARRRGREVVWPVVNLANRGQRIFVMGLLAASLVNIVILSAAGYGAVHYMETPSFCGQVCHEVMEPEYVGHAAGPHANVTCVSCHVGSGANALVASKVDGTRRLYKFLTNTASRPIPTPLAEMRPARDTCATCHWPQKIHGDKLRVIKEYGDDEASTETVTTLELHVGGGNSELGVGEGIHWHMNVDNQVEYVTLDRERQDIPYVKLTTRAGEVREYRRPGITDEQLAAGTRRLMDCTDCHNRPSHTFAPSAERAADNALAVNEAPRSLPFVRREMVKALKTDAPTRDAAMTAIDASLRAFYTGPDLPAPVAAADLDQVIRATQLVYRENVFPQMKIGWGTYRSELGHVSSPGCFRCHDEEKATPDGKTIGQDCESCHVMR
- a CDS encoding PadR family transcriptional regulator, which encodes MPDVILGEFEQTVLLAVLHAGTSAYGIPVWREIESRAERKASLAAVYKTLDRLEQKGYVRSRVGEPSAERGGRARRVYAVSAAGMRALRGSLGALQRMTRGLEDLLSPS
- a CDS encoding ADOP family duplicated permease, with product MITFLKDLRHGVRLFVRQPGYAWAAAATLALAIGANTVIFSFANLLLLKPLPITAPDRLGWVFANGPNAPVDRASVSLPEYVAYRDGATAFAQLAAWRRDTVVLRAGDAGAERAAAQFVVGDLQGLWGLRTVRGRTLSKDDEGQAARPVAVLSHRYWATRFGGADLVGADLVVDGRRRTVVGVLTPDIELGNLSEIDVWLPLGPEPALASRTQRGWRPVGRLAPSATIETANAQVAAIGHRLAATYPESRDWTVRVGPTRDALGGGDTWIVLSMLGAVVGLLLVLACANIMNLLVARLIGRRHELAMRTALGATRGRVARQIVAESLSVGLAGFALGVALGWAGLQAVHALATEPFFEQVVIDARVVGFALALAFVAPVAFAVAPTLRVLRQDALPTLNDASGRAVGGHRLARSRSVLVVVQVSLAVTLLVVAGLVVKSVRAVVTADLGYDPAPLATVAFDVPAFMTQEDDAALAVRRRILDEATRLPGASAATLASVLPAIQFPQTTPFTIADRPAERDRDRPTTGLTVVGTDFFHVTGIAMVAGRGFTSADRTAARAPIVVSREAVRRYWQDQPDAALGAVVLLPRPDGAAPVEAVVVGVARDLANADLDRRPEPQLFVLDDHVPSRRMYLVVRGDRPAELAGRLSGAIHAVAPDIPTERALTGPAALEREQGSGLLLSALFAAFAGVAVLLAATGLYGVMSYAVSQRTPEIALRLALGASGRDIARDVMGRTVGLAAIGAVAGLGGAALLAQGMRSVLFGVTTTDPVTYAGAAALALSAAAVAAWTPMRRAAGIDPIAALRQA
- a CDS encoding cytochrome c yields the protein MTTRLRTIVILAGLAVWAVPALAQDAAQVAKGKTVYDAQKCSLCHAVAGRGNAKGPLDDVGKRLSADEIRKWIVTPKDMTSPTNRKPAMRAYPSLPAEDLDALVAYMRSLKG